GATGTACTGGCCCAGGATGCCGCGCGCGTAGAAGATGTTATGGCCTTTGTAGCCGGGCAGCAGCCACCATTGGTAGCCGTAGAAATCGGTCTTGCTGCCGTCGGATGCCTTGGGGAGATTGGTTGGCGTGAGGGAGGCTTTCACGTAATCGGGCGGCACGATGGTGTCGCCGTTCCAGACGCCGTTGTGCAGGTACAGTCTGCCGAGGCGCGCCAGGTCGCGGGCGTTGGAGAAAAAGCAGCAGTAGGCTTTCTCCATGCCGTCGGGTTTGTCCACGCTCCACTCCGCGTTGTGCGCCGCCCCCAGCGGCCTCCACAGCTTTTCCTCCACCAGTTGGCTCAGGCTTTTGCCGGTGGCCGCCCGCAGCACGAAAGCCAGCACCTGCGTGTCGCCGCTTTTGTAGGTGAAGGCCCTGCCCGGTTCGTCCACCGCCTCCAGCCTGTCAATTATCTTTTTCAGGTCAGAGCCATAATAGCTCTCAGTGGTCATGGAGAAGGGATTTATATAGGACTCGTCCCAGTTAAGGCCGGAACTCATCCGGAGCAGATCATGTATCCTGATTTTGGCTTTGACCCCTTCCCGAAACTCCGGCAGGAAGTCCCCCACCGGCTGGTTCACGCTCTTGATGTCCCCTTCTTTGATGGCGATGCCGACCAGCATGCTCACAATGCTTTTGGCCATAGAGAAAGAGTTGCTCAGCGATGCGCTGGAATATCCGTCCCAGTACTGCTCGTGCAGGAGCGAATCGTCTTTCACGACCAGAAACGCCACCGACGACAGTTCTTCGTGCAGGCGCTCCAACTCCTCCGGAAAGGTGATTTTATTATACGCCGATGCTTTGGACCACGGTTGGGTCACCTGCGGGGCCATTATCACGCGCTGCTCAAATATCTCGTTGTCATCTATGTCTGCCAGGTTGT
This window of the Pontibacter russatus genome carries:
- a CDS encoding serine hydrolase domain-containing protein, whose amino-acid sequence is MSRGTRRLSIGSILLLGLLAAWIHMADKNYVYRALFYNLADIDDNEIFEQRVIMAPQVTQPWSKASAYNKITFPEELERLHEELSSVAFLVVKDDSLLHEQYWDGYSSASLSNSFSMAKSIVSMLVGIAIKEGDIKSVNQPVGDFLPEFREGVKAKIRIHDLLRMSSGLNWDESYINPFSMTTESYYGSDLKKIIDRLEAVDEPGRAFTYKSGDTQVLAFVLRAATGKSLSQLVEEKLWRPLGAAHNAEWSVDKPDGMEKAYCCFFSNARDLARLGRLYLHNGVWNGDTIVPPDYVKASLTPTNLPKASDGSKTDFYGYQWWLLPGYKGHNIFYARGILGQYIIVIPEKNLIIVRLGKERSEVVNNHPSDVRVIVDAVNKVVS